One Setaria italica strain Yugu1 chromosome I, Setaria_italica_v2.0, whole genome shotgun sequence DNA window includes the following coding sequences:
- the LOC101761389 gene encoding U-box domain-containing protein 34: MASGGPPPSVAVAVRPGGSGSRLAARWVAAGLPDDGRAATATAVAVVYVIPTLSYVPSPTGERVPVALVGREPAEAYARDRRARAEEAVLPFRRLYCGRANVTVETAVVEGDGVAEALLRYARDSGVRSLVLGSASFRWFRRVLSIPDIPGTVIQAKQNSCNVFVVSKRRLIMKLARYPQMSESNANLRIESISHETFEQSHRSLLFDNFADDEAHSDSFSQAHSSHSASNVVTSSESSEHVASESSGTNATGTEGSKNYDSLSSLGGAPCATSNSSEECQSMDEVAKLRKELQDTLVVYDKACADLVNAKKKIQVLSTECSEEARKVEHALEWEEALKRTVADEKAKQLEATNQVEHARRSFTREAYSRHKAEMATNVLSQDRAQIVDAILSKSRTCRRYSKQDIELATENFSEARKIGEGGYGNVYRCTLDHTEVAVKVIQQDSIDKTDEFLKEVEILSQLRHPNLVLLLGFCPEIGCLVYEYLKNGSLEDQLFNNKGHQPLHWFLRIQIIFEVSCGLAFLHSRNPEPIVHRDLKPANILLDRSYVGKIGDVGFAKLISDLVPDWQTEYKETIVAGTLYYMDPEYQQTGTVRPKSDVFALGVIMLQLLTGRHPNGLIVSAENAIKNGRLHDILDKSQSDWPIDEAEMFANLGLKCTALKCRDRPDLESEVLLKLDEILHRITSSVNLRNPKLSVPSHFICPITQELMEDPHVAADGHTYEHYAIRAWLKRHKTSPVTRSKFPNSSIIPNHSLRAAIQQWKSQLPDQTKT, from the exons ATGGCCTCCGGCGGCCCGCCGCCGAGCGTCGCCGTGGCCGTGCgccccggcggcagcggcagccgcctcgccgcgcggtGGGTCGCCGCGGGGCTCCCCgacgacggccgcgccgccaccgccaccgccgtcgccgtcgtctaTGTCATCCCCACGCTCTCCTACGTGCCGTCCCCCA cgggggAGAGGGTGCCGGTGGCGCTGGTGGGGCGGGAGCCGGCGGAGGCGTACGCGCGCGAccggcgggcgcgcgcggaggaggcggtcctCCCGTTCCGACGCCTCTACTGCGGCCGCGCCAACGTCACC GTGGAGACGGCGGTTGTGGAAGGCGACGGCGTGGCGGAGGCGCTGCTGCGGTACGCGCGGGACTCCGGCGTACGGAGCTTGGTGCTCGGCTCGGCGTCCTTCCGCTGGTTCCGGAG GGTGTTGAGCATCCCAGATATCCCCGGTACTGTCATTCAAGCTAAGCAAAATTCATGCAATGTATTTGTCGTGTCCAAACGAAGACTAATCATGAAACTTGCAAGATATCCTCAAATGAGCG AGTCTAACGCAAACTTGAGGATTGAGTCGATTAGTCATGAAACATTTGAACAATCACATAGGAGTTTATTGTTTGACAACTTTGCTGATGATGAGGCACATTCAGATTCATTCTCCCAAGCCCACAGCTCGCATAGTGCTTCTAATGTCGTCACAAGTTCAGAAAGTTCCGAACATGTTGCTTCAGAAAGTTCAGGAACAAATGCCACAGGAACAGAAGGAAGTAAAAACTACGATTCTCTTAGCTCCTTGGGGGGAGCTCCTTGTGCTACTTCAAACTCAAGCGAAGAG TGCCAGTCTATGGATGAAGTGGCGAAACTAAGGAAGGAGCTGCAGGATACCCTAGTAGTATATGATAAAGCTTGTGCAGACCTTGTCAATGCTAAGAAAAAG ATTCAGGTTCTTTCTACCGAGTGTTCTGAAGAGGCAAGGAAGGTGGAGCATGCGCTAGAATGGGAGGAAGCTTTGAAGAGGACGGTAGCAGATGAGAAGGCGAAGCAGCTTGAGGCCACCAACCAAGTTGAGCACGCGAGAAGATCATTCACCCGAGAGGCCTATTCAAGGCACAAGGCAGAAATGGCTACTAATGTCCTCTCTCAGGACAGGGCACAGATTGTCGACGCTATTCTGTCAAAGAGCAGAACTTGCAGGCGGTATTCGAAGCAGGATATAGAGCTTGCCACTGAAAATTTCTCTGAAGCCAGGAAGATTGGTGAGGGAGGCTACGGGAATGTGTACAGGTGCACGCTTGATCACACTGAAGTAGCTGTCAAGGTCATTCAGCAAGACTCCATCGACAAAACTGATGAATTCTTGAAGGAG GTTGAGATTCTCAGCCAGCTTCGCCATCCCAACCTGGTTTTGCTACTCGGTTTCTGTCCAGAAATTGGTTGTCTCGTGTACGAATACCTGAAGAACGGAAGCCTAGAAGACCAGCTCTTCAACAACAAAGGGCACCAACCACTGCACTGGTTCCTCCGTATCCAAATCATCTTTGAAGTGTCCTGCGGACTCGCCTTCTTGCACTCAAGGAACCCGGAGCCCATAGTACACCGTGACCTGAAACCAGCAAACATCTTACTGGACAGGAGCTACGTGGGCAAAATCGGCGACGTCGGCTTCGCCAAGCTCATCTCCGATCTTGTTCCGGACTGGCAAACGGAGTACAAGGAGACGATCGTCGCCGGCACACTGTACTACATGGACCCTGAGTACCAGCAGACCGGGACGGTTAGGCCGAAATCGGACGTGTTTGCGCTGGGAGTCATCATGCTGCAGCTCCTGACCGGCAGGCACCCAAATGGGCTCATTGTGAGCGCAGAAAATGCTATAAAAAACGGGAGGCTTCATGACATCCTCGACAAATCTCAGAGTGATTGGCCGATTGATGAGGCAGAGATGTTTGCGAATCTCGGGTTGAAATGCACGGCCCTGAAATGCAGGGATCGGCCAGATCTTGAGTCAGAGGTGCTGCTGAAGCTCGATGAGATTCTGCACAGGATTACTTCTTCTGTCaatttgagaaacccgaagttAAGTGTTCCAAGCCACTTCATCTGCCCTATAACACAG GAGTTAATGGAGGATCCGCATGTCGCTGCCGATGGTCATACCTACGAGCACTATGCAATCAGAGCTTGGCTCAAGAGGCACAAGACATCTCCTGTGACGAGGAGCAAGTTCCCAAACTCGTCCATAATCCCGAACCATTCGTTGCGCGCCGCCATACAACAATGGAAGTCACAGTTACCAGATCAGACAAAGACATGA
- the LOC101782604 gene encoding allene oxide synthase 4, which translates to MASKRASSGDEQQKLSPSGLPVRKIPGGYGVPFFSPLRDRLDYFYFQGAEEYFRSRIARHGGATVLRVNMPPGPFFSGDSRVVALLDARSFRVLLDDSRVDKAGTLDGTYMPSLELFGGHCPLAFLDGADPRHAALKRVMIRLAAARMHHVAAAFGAAFAATFDAVEAGLAASGAVDFNKHNMRHMLDFTCAALLGGALPSKVIGDAAAAKAFKWLVFQLHPIASKAIKPWPLEDLLFHTFRLPPFLVRRDYAELTAYFADVAAGVLDDAEKADPGAIPRDELLHNLIFLAIFNAYGGYKIFLPHLVKWLARGGAELHARLADEVRAVVPAGSTGAVTLAAVEKMPLVKSVVWETLRMDPPVGFQYGRARRDMVVENHDAAYEVKKGEMLFGYQPLATRDERVFQRGGEFVPDRFAASSDDERRRLLEHVVWSNGPETGAATEGNKQCPGKDTVVAVGRLMVAELFRRYDTFAASVEENPLEPVVTFTSLTKAAAARHCDGEA; encoded by the coding sequence ATGGCGTCGAAGCGAGCCAGCTCCGGCGACGAGCAGCAGAAGCTGTCGCCTTCTGGCCTTCCGGTCCGCAAGATCCCGGGAGGCTACGGCGTCCCCTTCTTCTCGCCGCTGCGCGATCGCTTGGACTACTTCTACTTCCAGGGCGCGGAGGAGTACTTCCGCTCCCGCATCGCCCGCCACGGCGGCGCCACCGTGCTGCGCGTCAACATGCCGCCGGGGcccttcttctccggcgactCCCGCGTCGTTGCTCTCCTCGACGCGCGCAGCTTCCGCGTCCTGCTCGACGACTCCCGTGTCGACAAGGCCGGCACGCTCGACGGCACCTACATGCCCTCTCTCGAGCTCTTCGGCGGCCACTGCCCGCTCGCGTTCCTCGACGGCGCCGacccgcgccacgccgccctcAAGCGCGTCATgatccgcctcgccgccgcgcggatGCACCACGTCGCGGCGGCGTTCGGCGCCGCGTTCGCCGCCACGTTCGACGCCGTCGAGGCCGGTCTCGCGGCGTCAGGCGCCGTGGACTTCAACAAACACAACATGCGCCACATGCTCGACTTCACCTGCGCGGCGCTGCTCGGCGGTGCGCTGCCGTCCAAGGTcatcggcgacgccgccgcggccaaggCGTTCAAGTGGCTGGTGTTCCAGCTCCACCCTATCGCGAGCAAGGccatcaagccgtggccgttagAGGACCTGCTCTTCCACACCTTCCGCCTGCCGCCGTTCCTCGTGCGCCGCGACTACGCCGAGCTGACGGCCTACTtcgccgacgtcgccgccggcgtcctcgaCGACGCCGAGAAGGCTGACCCGGGCGCCATCCCGCGCGACGAGCTCCTCCACAACCTCATCTTCCTCGCCATCTTCAACGCCTACGGCGGCTACAAGATCTTCCTCCCGCACCTCGTCAAGTGgctcgcccgcggcggcgcggagctgcACGCCAGGCTTGCCGACGAGGTCCGCGCCGTCGTCCCCGCGGGCAGCACCGGCGCGGTAACTCTCGCCGCCGTGGAGAAGATGCCGCTGGTGAAGTCGGTGGTCTGGGAGACGCTGCGCATGGACCCGCCGGTGGGGTTCCAGtacggccgcgcgcggcgcgacATGGTCGTCGAGAACCACGACGCCGCATACGAGGTGAAGAAGGGCGAGATGCTGTTCGGGTACCAGCCGCTGGCGACACGCGACGAGCGCGTGttccagcgcggcggcgagttCGTCCCCGACCggttcgccgcctcctccgacgacgagcggcggcggctgctggagCACGTAGTCTGGTCAAACGGGCCGGAGACCGGCGCGGCCACGGAGGGGAACAAGCAGTGCCCCGGGAAGGACACCGTGGTGGCGGTGGGAAGGCTGATGGTGGCGGAGCTGTTCCGTCGGTACGACACGTTCGCGGCCAGCGTGGAGGAGAACCCGTTGGAGCCGGTGGTCACGTTCACGTCGCTGACGAAGGCTGCCGCTGCGCGTCATTGCGACGGTGAGGCGTGA
- the LOC101762057 gene encoding allene oxide synthase 3-like, which translates to MASNKRANSSDVAAGEQQKLSPSGLPIRKIPGGYGVPFFSPLRDRLDYFYFQGADEFFRSRIARNGGATVLRVNMPPGPLISGDSRVVALLDARSFRVLLDDSRVDKAGTLDGTYMPSLALFGGHLPLAFLDAADPRHAALKRVMIRLAAARMHHVAPAFGAAFTAMFDRVEAGLKASGSDEFNKHNDRQMLDFTCATLFGGAPPSKVIGDGAAAKAYKWLVFQLHPLASKAIKPWPLEDLLLHTFRFPPFLVRRDYAELTAYFADVAAGVLEDAEKADPGAIPRDELLHNLVFLGIFNAYGGYKFFLPHLVKWLVRGGPELHARLAGEVRAVVPADTAKAITLAAVEKMPLVKSVVWEALRMNPPVGFQYGRARRDMVVESHNAAYEVKKGEMLFGYQPLATRDEHVFKRGGEFVADRFASCSDGERQRLLEHVVWSNGPETGVAAEGNKQCPGKDMAVAVGRLMVAELFRRYDTFAARVEEQPVEPVVTFTSVTRATAAGHGDGKA; encoded by the coding sequence ATGGCATCTAATAAGCGAGCCAACTCCAgcgacgtcgccgccggcgagcagcaGAAGCTGTCGCCTTCCGGCCTCCCGATCCGCAAGATCCCGGGAGGCTACGGCGTCCCGTTCTTCTCGCCGCTTCGCGACCGCCTGGACTACTTCTACTTCCAGGGCGCCGACGAGTTCTTCCGCTCCCGCATCGCCCGCAACGGCGGCGCCACCGTACTGCGCGTCAACATGCCGCCGGGTCCGTTAATCTCCGGCGACTCCCGTGTCGTTGCTCTCCTCGACGCGCGCAGCTTCCGCGTCCTGCTCGACGACTCCCGTGTCGACAAGGCCGGCACGCTCGACGGCACCTACATGCCCTCGCTCGCGCTCTTCGGCGGCCACCTCCCGCTCGCGTtcctcgacgccgccgaccCGCGCCACGCGGCGCTCAAGCGCGTCATGATCCGCCTCGCCGCTGCGCGAATGCACCACGTCGCGCCGGCGTTCGGCGCCGCCTTCACCGCCATGTTCGACCGCGTCGAAGCCGGCCTCAAGGCGTCCGGCTCCGACGAGTTCAACAAGCACAACGACCGCCAGATGCTCGACTTCACCTGCGCCACCCTGTTCGGCGGCGCGCCACCGTCCAAAGTcatcggcgacggcgccgcggcgaAGGCTTACAAGTGGCTGGTGTTCCAGCTCCACCCGCTCGCGAGCAAGGCCATCAAGCCGTGGCCGCTCGAGGACTTGCTCCTCCATACCTTCCGCTTCCCTCCGTTCCTCGTGCGCCGCGACTACGCCGAGCTCACGGCGTACTtcgccgacgtcgccgccggcgtcctcgaGGATGCCGAGAAGGCCGATCCTGGCGCCATCCCGCGCGATGAGCTCCTCCACAACCTCGTCTTCCTCGGTATCTTCAACGCGTACGGCGGGTACAAGTTCTTCCTGCCACACCTCGTCAAATGGCTCGTCCGTGGCGGCCCGGAGCTGCACGCCAGGCTCGCCGGCGAGGTCCGAGCCGTCGTCCCCGCGGACACCGCCAAGGCCATCACCCTCGCCGCCGTGGAGAAGATGCCTCTGGTGAAGTCGGTGGTCTGGGAGGCGCTGCGCATGAACCCGCCGGTGGGGTTCCAGtacggccgcgcgcggcgcgacATGGTCGTGGAGAGCCACAACGCCGCGTACGAGGTCAAGAAAGGGGAGATGCTGTTCGGGTACCAGCCGCTGGCGACGCGCGATGAGCACGTGTTCAAGCGCGGCGGCGAGTTCGTCGCCGACCGCTTCGCCTCCTGCTccgacggcgagcggcagcggctGCTGGAGCACGTGGTGTGGTCGAACGGCCCGGAGACCGGCGTGGCCGCGGAGGGCAACAAGCAGTGCCCCGGGAAGGACATGGCGGTGGCAGTGGGGCGGCTGATGGTGGCGGAGCTGTTCCGGCGGTATGACACGTTCGCCGCCCGCGTGGAGGAGCAGCCGGTGGAGCCGGTGGTCACGTTCACGTCGGTGACGAGGGCCACCGCCGCGGGCCATGGCGACGGCAAGGCGTGA